The Thomasclavelia ramosa DSM 1402 genome includes a region encoding these proteins:
- a CDS encoding PTS system mannose/fructose/sorbose family transporter subunit IID produces the protein MEKKLSKKTLTKSFHNWYYGNLTCFSQEHMQTFGYLCSMLPIVEELYDKKDARAKAIKTYTAFFNTEPQVGSVIVGMTAGLEEARANGAEDVDDETINGLRAGLMGPLAGIGDSLVVGTIIPILLGVAMGMSTGGSPLGAIFYIIVWNLFAYFGMKLLYFKGYELGGKAVDFLVGPQGEALRESITMLGGIVIGAVAATWVSVKTSFSMTAAGAKEPFLDLQKTLDGVYPGFLTALFVLLCWYLLSKKKMSPIKVMLLLVVIALIGVLVGFFNPGLTY, from the coding sequence ATGGAAAAGAAATTATCAAAAAAGACCCTAACCAAATCTTTTCATAATTGGTATTATGGGAATTTAACATGTTTTTCTCAAGAACATATGCAAACATTTGGCTATTTGTGTTCAATGTTACCAATTGTTGAAGAATTGTATGATAAAAAAGATGCTCGGGCAAAAGCCATTAAAACGTATACTGCCTTTTTTAACACCGAACCGCAAGTAGGTTCCGTGATCGTTGGAATGACAGCGGGGTTAGAGGAGGCTCGTGCTAATGGTGCTGAAGATGTAGATGATGAAACAATAAATGGATTACGTGCAGGATTGATGGGACCGTTAGCAGGAATAGGAGATTCTTTAGTAGTTGGAACGATAATTCCTATTTTATTAGGGGTTGCAATGGGAATGTCTACAGGTGGTTCACCATTAGGGGCTATTTTCTATATTATTGTTTGGAATTTATTTGCTTATTTTGGAATGAAGTTATTATATTTTAAAGGTTATGAATTGGGTGGTAAAGCTGTAGATTTTCTAGTTGGACCTCAAGGAGAAGCTTTACGAGAATCAATTACAATGTTAGGTGGTATTGTGATTGGGGCAGTAGCAGCTACATGGGTTAGTGTAAAAACAAGTTTTTCGATGACTGCTGCTGGAGCTAAAGAACCGTTTTTAGATTTACAAAAGACGTTAGATGGTGTTTATCCTGGATTTTTAACTGCTTTATTCGTGTTATTATGTTGGTATTTATTGTCTAAAAAGAAAATGTCACCAATCAAAGTAATGTTATTATTAGTGGTTATTGCTCTTATTGGAGTATTGGTTGGATTCTTTAACCCGGGATTAACATATTAA
- a CDS encoding PTS mannose/fructose/sorbose/N-acetylgalactosamine transporter subunit IIC, whose amino-acid sequence MEISWIQAALLGLFACLSSMPGLGGTSFGNYTLGRPLVGGLVCGIILGDIQTGILVGIAMQVVYIALVTPGGTVSADVRAVSYIGIPLAMIAIKSYGLDAASSDGAALATSFGTMVGTLGTVLFYGTATINLAWQHIGWRAVENGDYKKLYIVDMVLPWISHILCSFIPAMIMCKMGAPMVDLIKTYLPMDGVAMKTLFTVGSLLPCVGIAILLKQIVTKAIDFIPFFFGFTLAAALGINLVSATVVAGMFALINYRIKMLTLGKVAVAVVDDDEEDI is encoded by the coding sequence ATGGAAATAAGTTGGATTCAAGCCGCCTTACTTGGATTATTTGCTTGCTTATCAAGTATGCCAGGTTTAGGGGGAACATCATTTGGTAACTACACATTAGGTCGACCTTTAGTTGGTGGTTTAGTTTGTGGAATTATTTTAGGTGATATTCAAACTGGAATTTTAGTAGGGATTGCAATGCAAGTAGTTTATATCGCTCTTGTTACTCCAGGGGGAACAGTTTCGGCTGATGTACGGGCAGTAAGTTATATAGGGATTCCACTTGCTATGATTGCAATTAAAAGCTATGGTCTAGATGCTGCCTCAAGTGACGGAGCTGCACTTGCAACATCATTTGGAACAATGGTTGGAACTTTAGGAACAGTTTTATTCTATGGTACTGCAACGATTAATCTAGCATGGCAGCATATTGGCTGGCGGGCAGTAGAAAATGGAGATTATAAAAAATTATATATAGTAGATATGGTATTACCTTGGATTTCTCATATTTTATGTTCATTTATTCCTGCGATGATCATGTGTAAAATGGGAGCTCCGATGGTTGACTTGATAAAAACCTATTTACCAATGGATGGGGTTGCAATGAAAACATTATTTACAGTCGGTTCATTATTACCATGTGTCGGAATTGCAATCTTATTAAAACAAATCGTTACTAAAGCAATTGATTTTATTCCATTTTTCTTTGGTTTTACTTTAGCAGCTGCTTTAGGAATTAACTTAGTTTCTGCAACTGTTGTTGCGGGAATGTTCGCATTGATCAATTATCGAATTAAAATGTTGACACTTGGTAAAGTCGCAGTTGCTGTAGTTGATGATGACGAGGAGGATATATAA
- a CDS encoding PTS system mannose/fructose/N-acetylgalactosamine-transporter subunit IIB produces the protein MSVSFVRIDDRMIHGQTCTRWAREYPCDGLIAVNDKAATNDVLKAAYKAASGKKTFVWTLADFAKKSQKVLDSDTKYFLIAKNPIDMCTILVDQGFDPGVKTVIVGPCNDREGATKLGNNQSITQAEADAFERIHKAGYTIKFALLPDVSIGTWDDFKSKFGY, from the coding sequence ATGTCAGTTTCATTTGTAAGAATTGATGATCGGATGATTCATGGTCAAACTTGTACGCGTTGGGCTAGAGAATATCCTTGTGATGGATTAATTGCTGTAAATGATAAAGCAGCAACTAATGATGTTTTAAAAGCTGCCTATAAAGCAGCAAGTGGTAAGAAAACATTTGTTTGGACATTAGCAGATTTCGCAAAAAAATCACAAAAAGTTTTAGATAGTGACACAAAATATTTCTTGATTGCTAAAAATCCAATTGATATGTGTACGATTTTAGTAGATCAGGGATTTGATCCTGGTGTTAAAACTGTTATTGTAGGACCTTGTAATGATCGTGAAGGGGCTACTAAATTAGGTAATAACCAGTCAATTACTCAAGCGGAGGCTGATGCGTTTGAACGTATCCATAAAGCTGGTTATACAATAAAATTTGCTTTATTACCAGACGTTTCGATTGGGACATGGGATGATTTCAAAAGTAAATTTGGTTATTAA
- a CDS encoding PTS sugar transporter subunit IIA: protein MKYVILVSHGNFAEGLLDSLKMLTGNHDDVIAIGLKDGITADQFAIDFTEIITKIPKESEIIVLADIIGGSPLSTAMNVLAQSGLIDKTTVLGGMNLPLALTTILMKDVLDTDALITNVTSEATGAIKQFVLETNDEDDDI from the coding sequence ATGAAATATGTAATATTAGTTAGTCATGGGAACTTCGCTGAAGGGTTACTAGATTCTTTAAAAATGCTTACAGGTAATCATGATGATGTAATTGCAATAGGATTAAAAGATGGAATTACAGCTGATCAGTTTGCTATAGACTTTACTGAGATAATCACTAAAATTCCTAAAGAAAGTGAAATTATTGTTTTAGCTGATATCATAGGTGGTTCACCTTTATCAACTGCAATGAATGTATTGGCACAATCAGGATTGATTGATAAAACGACAGTACTTGGGGGAATGAATTTACCATTAGCTTTAACAACAATATTAATGAAAGATGTTTTAGATACTGATGCTTTAATTACAAATGTGACGAGTGAGGCAACAGGTGCAATTAAACAATTTGTTTTAGAAACAAATGATGAAGATGATGATATTTAG
- a CDS encoding extracellular solute-binding protein, whose amino-acid sequence MIKKNKIMIIVLVLVMGIGLIYYHNQKKVLTIGIFAGSNWDVPTFDYYEMIDKIIVRFEKEHPNVEVQYKSGILKEDYSLWLSNQLLIGAEPDLYMILNEDFNSLSALGALKNLDSIITDDQDFNSDEFYQSTYQAGQYQGKQYALPYEVNPTLMFVNKTLLQQEGISLPKDNWSLEEFYNVCRQLTKDSNNDGIIDQYGCYNYEWINAIYASGIELFNETGTTCDFNNHEVKSAIQFIEKLNALNRGFNITSNDFDQGKVAFAPMQFSQYRTYKPYPYRVSKYSTFEWDVIEMPQSSEQHLTQLSSLMMGMSMRTSAPELAWQLLKEFTYSQASQQDIYEYSQGVSPLKEVTESKQVLKLLEEDTLGDSKIDMRVLSQVMEYPTTNTRFRKYEAAMKIADNQINQALQNNLDLDTSLTALQKEITNYLNE is encoded by the coding sequence ATGATTAAAAAGAATAAAATAATGATTATTGTCTTAGTTTTAGTTATGGGAATCGGGTTAATATATTACCACAATCAAAAGAAAGTTCTAACAATCGGAATATTTGCGGGAAGTAATTGGGATGTTCCTACGTTCGATTATTATGAAATGATTGATAAAATAATTGTCCGTTTTGAAAAAGAGCATCCCAATGTTGAAGTTCAATATAAAAGTGGAATTCTTAAGGAAGATTATTCTTTATGGTTATCAAATCAGTTATTAATTGGTGCTGAGCCTGATTTATACATGATTTTAAATGAAGATTTTAATTCCCTATCAGCATTAGGCGCATTAAAAAATTTAGACTCGATCATTACTGATGATCAAGATTTTAATAGTGATGAATTTTATCAAAGTACTTATCAGGCAGGACAGTATCAAGGTAAACAATATGCTTTGCCTTATGAAGTAAATCCTACTTTAATGTTTGTAAATAAAACTTTGCTACAACAAGAAGGAATCAGTCTTCCAAAGGACAATTGGTCGCTAGAAGAATTTTATAATGTCTGTCGACAATTGACTAAAGATAGTAATAATGACGGAATTATCGATCAATACGGCTGTTATAATTATGAATGGATCAACGCTATTTATGCTAGTGGAATAGAGTTATTTAATGAAACTGGAACGACCTGTGATTTTAATAATCACGAAGTAAAAAGTGCTATTCAATTTATTGAAAAACTGAATGCTTTAAATCGCGGCTTTAATATTACTTCCAATGATTTCGATCAAGGCAAAGTAGCTTTTGCACCAATGCAGTTTTCTCAATATCGAACATATAAGCCTTATCCTTATCGAGTAAGTAAATATTCTACATTTGAATGGGATGTGATTGAAATGCCTCAAAGTTCTGAGCAACATTTAACACAATTATCATCTTTAATGATGGGGATGTCGATGCGAACTAGTGCTCCTGAGTTAGCTTGGCAACTATTAAAAGAATTTACTTATAGTCAAGCTTCACAGCAGGATATTTATGAATATAGTCAAGGGGTATCTCCATTAAAAGAGGTGACCGAATCTAAACAGGTTTTGAAATTGTTAGAGGAAGATACGCTTGGTGATAGTAAAATTGATATGCGGGTATTAAGCCAGGTAATGGAGTATCCAACCACAAATACGCGATTTAGAAAATATGAGGCAGCAATGAAGATTGCTGATAATCAGATTAATCAAGCACTTCAAAACAATCTGGATTTAGATACTTCATTAACTGCTTTACAAAAAGAAATAACTAATTATTTAAACGAGTAG
- a CDS encoding response regulator transcription factor, whose product MIKVLIADDQELIRESLKIVLNTHEDLQVIDTVEDGFGVLDSLKRNIPDVILMDIRMPRMDGVYCTKMVKEAYPDVKIIILTTFDDDDFVFSALKFGASGYLLKGVSMDGLYQAILTVVSGGAMINPDIATKVFRLFSKMANTNYAINVNDDNVRELNKPEWKVIQQVGFGLSNKEIAQKLFLSEGTVRNYLSSILSKLELRDRTQLAIWAVQTGQTTKDLDDD is encoded by the coding sequence ATGATTAAGGTATTAATCGCTGATGATCAAGAATTAATTAGGGAATCATTGAAAATTGTTTTAAATACACACGAAGATTTACAAGTGATCGATACAGTAGAAGATGGTTTTGGTGTATTAGACAGTCTAAAACGAAATATTCCAGATGTTATTCTAATGGATATTAGAATGCCAAGAATGGATGGGGTATATTGCACAAAGATGGTTAAAGAAGCCTATCCGGATGTTAAAATAATTATTTTGACAACATTTGATGATGATGATTTTGTTTTTAGTGCATTAAAATTTGGAGCTAGTGGATACCTTTTAAAAGGAGTATCAATGGATGGATTGTATCAGGCTATTTTAACTGTTGTTTCTGGAGGTGCAATGATCAATCCGGATATTGCGACAAAAGTATTTAGACTTTTTTCGAAGATGGCAAATACTAATTATGCAATCAATGTTAATGATGATAATGTTAGGGAATTAAATAAACCAGAATGGAAAGTAATTCAACAAGTTGGTTTTGGTTTATCAAATAAGGAAATTGCTCAAAAATTATTTTTATCTGAAGGAACCGTTCGAAATTATTTAAGCTCTATTTTATCAAAGCTAGAACTTCGTGATCGTACTCAGTTAGCTATCTGGGCAGTCCAAACAGGTCAAACAACAAAGGATCTTGACGATGATTAA
- a CDS encoding sensor histidine kinase has protein sequence MQYSEYRSVSSIKNMMIIINFIIILFEASIILFSTKYVCNNLMGRDFLDTLAYLPKNPTKVFIYSIIGFALLVMIMFIRKSENFQVRNGRVICNGLEIILCFWIIYNLYMGYNGIALLVFADIIFNTKNGRNTMVIIGFILIIFLLSNYDIISNIIPMVSLDSYIQVYDAATKTAILIAKNILESTNLVLFIMFLIVYIANQIRENENISKELSMINEVNKQLKDYAAVTEKIGESNERKRLAREIHDTLGHALTGIAAGIDACIAMIDIDPNVTKQQLLVVSKVVREGISDVRRSLNKLRPGALEEHTLKEAIQKMIKEFSDVSEVEIMLDYQLDKVDFENTKEDIIFRIVQESITNALRHGRAKKVEINIYQRVSDLEIVIADNGVGCDDLKLGYGLKQMQERAAILNGRLEYYSKEGFTVKVTIPMKEGERYD, from the coding sequence ATGCAATACAGTGAGTATCGCTCTGTATCGTCAATTAAAAATATGATGATCATAATCAATTTTATTATTATTTTATTTGAAGCTAGTATTATTTTATTTTCAACAAAATATGTTTGTAATAATTTGATGGGGCGCGATTTTTTAGATACATTAGCATATTTACCAAAGAATCCGACTAAAGTATTTATTTATTCAATTATAGGATTTGCATTGTTGGTAATGATTATGTTCATTAGAAAATCTGAGAATTTTCAAGTTCGAAATGGACGAGTCATTTGTAATGGATTAGAAATAATTTTATGTTTCTGGATTATTTATAATCTTTATATGGGCTATAATGGAATAGCTTTATTAGTGTTTGCAGATATAATTTTTAATACCAAAAATGGGCGCAATACAATGGTTATTATCGGGTTTATTTTAATTATTTTTTTGTTATCTAACTATGACATTATTTCTAATATAATTCCAATGGTTTCTTTAGACAGCTATATACAGGTTTATGATGCCGCGACGAAAACTGCGATTTTAATAGCTAAAAATATTCTTGAATCAACAAACCTAGTCTTGTTTATTATGTTTTTAATTGTCTATATTGCAAATCAAATTAGAGAAAATGAGAATATTTCAAAAGAACTTTCTATGATCAACGAAGTTAATAAACAATTGAAGGATTATGCTGCGGTGACAGAAAAAATTGGCGAGAGTAATGAAAGAAAACGACTGGCACGAGAAATTCATGATACACTCGGTCATGCTTTGACAGGAATTGCAGCTGGAATTGATGCATGTATTGCAATGATTGATATCGATCCTAATGTAACTAAACAACAGCTTTTAGTTGTTTCTAAGGTTGTCCGTGAGGGGATTAGTGATGTCCGGCGGTCACTTAATAAATTGCGGCCCGGAGCTTTAGAAGAGCACACATTAAAAGAAGCAATTCAAAAAATGATTAAAGAATTTAGCGATGTTTCAGAGGTTGAGATTATGCTTGATTATCAGTTAGATAAAGTTGATTTTGAAAATACTAAAGAAGATATTATTTTTAGAATTGTTCAAGAAAGTATTACAAATGCATTAAGACATGGACGAGCTAAAAAGGTTGAAATCAATATTTACCAAAGGGTATCTGATTTAGAAATTGTTATTGCAGATAATGGAGTTGGCTGCGATGATCTAAAATTAGGTTATGGGTTAAAACAAATGCAAGAACGGGCTGCTATTTTAAATGGACGTTTAGAATACTATAGTAAAGAAGGTTTTACAGTTAAGGTTACAATTCCAATGAAAGAGGGGGAACGATATGATTAA
- a CDS encoding sugar ABC transporter substrate-binding protein, with translation MEIKNNQKTIVKMMVFLCLCITLMIFGFYSYPDFKATVGQQRFGATYMTMNNPFFEVINNEIKKAVEANGDVLITLDPILDVDKQNEQILDLIDQRVDAIFVNPIDAKKIEIGLKAAKKAKIPVIVVDAPIYDESLVNCSIASNNYDAGVLCAKDMMSKRDHAKIILLEHATAKSAVERIQGFLDTIASNANYQVINRADCDGQIEIAMPTMKQMLKETPAVDVVMALNDRSALGALAAIESMEIDNVLVYGVDGSPDVKELINTGLIQATAAQSPVKMGQLAYQKAKALLENKKIEKKIEVPVELISRDNISNFELTGWQ, from the coding sequence ATGGAAATCAAAAATAATCAAAAAACAATTGTTAAAATGATGGTATTTCTTTGCCTCTGTATTACGTTGATGATTTTTGGATTTTATAGTTATCCAGATTTTAAAGCAACAGTAGGACAACAGCGTTTTGGGGCAACCTATATGACGATGAATAATCCATTTTTTGAAGTGATTAATAATGAGATAAAAAAAGCGGTTGAAGCGAATGGAGATGTCTTGATTACACTTGATCCAATTTTAGATGTTGATAAGCAGAATGAACAAATATTAGATTTGATTGACCAGCGTGTTGATGCGATTTTTGTTAATCCGATTGATGCTAAAAAAATAGAAATTGGATTAAAAGCAGCAAAAAAAGCTAAGATTCCGGTTATTGTAGTTGATGCCCCTATTTATGATGAGTCATTAGTAAATTGTTCAATTGCTTCTAACAATTATGATGCAGGTGTTTTATGTGCAAAAGATATGATGAGTAAACGAGATCATGCTAAGATTATTTTATTAGAGCATGCTACTGCAAAGTCTGCGGTAGAACGTATTCAGGGATTTCTTGATACTATTGCTAGTAATGCTAATTATCAAGTTATAAATCGTGCTGACTGTGATGGTCAAATTGAGATTGCAATGCCAACGATGAAACAGATGCTAAAAGAAACTCCTGCTGTAGATGTTGTTATGGCATTAAATGATCGTAGTGCTTTAGGAGCATTGGCAGCGATTGAATCAATGGAAATAGATAATGTTTTAGTTTATGGAGTCGATGGTTCGCCTGATGTTAAAGAATTGATCAATACTGGACTGATTCAGGCAACAGCAGCTCAATCACCTGTCAAAATGGGACAGTTAGCTTATCAAAAAGCGAAAGCGTTATTAGAAAATAAGAAGATTGAAAAGAAAATAGAAGTACCAGTAGAGTTGATTAGCCGTGATAATATTTCTAACTTTGAGTTAACGGGGTGGCAATGA
- a CDS encoding glycoside hydrolase family 32 protein has product MTCLNNEQIKKLEKQASNDEYRLNYHLMPPTGWLNDPNGLCQFEGIYHLYYQYAPDDCFGGDKYWGHYSTKDFITFKNEPVALFPDCSLDAGGAYSGSTIIKDNKMYVYYTGNVKYPGKHDYIHTGRDHNTIMVISDDGINFGEKVCLMKNDDYPDDLTLHVRDPQIIKNGDHYYMILGARTNQDVGCCLLYRSDDLVNYKLVNRIISNEPFGYMWECPNLVKFDEQMILFCCPQGVETAGYDYENLYQNGYYLINGDLEKDYRLSEFIEFDHGFDYYAPQLFIDEQGRTIIIGWMGMPDVPYTNPTTKYNWQHAFTLPRELTFKNNKVYQLPISETKSLRKAKEIINLSNHEKISCKGNIYELYLPINNRDFTLTLRNDAVIDYHSNLLTFSMGASGYGRDSRHIVIDDLSNMTIYSDTSSLEIFFNDGEYALTTRIYDHSSNLEISIDTEIQCTYYELNSYQIV; this is encoded by the coding sequence ATGACCTGTTTAAATAATGAACAAATCAAAAAATTAGAAAAACAAGCAAGTAATGATGAATATCGCCTTAATTATCATTTAATGCCACCTACTGGATGGTTAAATGATCCTAATGGATTATGTCAGTTTGAAGGGATTTATCATCTTTACTATCAATATGCACCAGACGATTGCTTTGGAGGTGATAAATATTGGGGACATTATAGTACAAAGGATTTTATTACTTTTAAAAATGAACCTGTTGCCCTGTTTCCTGATTGTTCTTTAGATGCTGGAGGTGCTTATTCTGGCTCAACAATAATCAAGGATAATAAAATGTATGTTTACTATACCGGTAACGTAAAATATCCTGGGAAACATGATTATATTCATACTGGTCGTGACCATAATACAATTATGGTTATAAGTGATGATGGAATTAATTTTGGTGAAAAAGTATGTCTAATGAAAAATGACGATTATCCAGATGACTTGACTTTGCATGTTCGAGATCCGCAAATTATTAAAAATGGTGATCATTATTATATGATTTTAGGAGCTAGAACAAATCAAGATGTTGGCTGTTGTTTATTATATCGAAGTGATGATCTGGTTAATTACAAACTAGTTAATCGCATTATTTCTAATGAACCATTTGGCTATATGTGGGAATGCCCTAATCTAGTTAAATTTGATGAGCAGATGATTTTATTTTGCTGTCCGCAAGGAGTAGAAACAGCAGGTTATGATTATGAGAATCTATATCAGAACGGTTATTATTTAATCAACGGTGATCTTGAAAAAGATTATAGATTAAGTGAATTTATTGAATTTGATCATGGCTTTGATTATTATGCTCCACAATTATTTATTGATGAGCAAGGAAGAACTATTATTATTGGCTGGATGGGGATGCCCGATGTCCCTTATACGAATCCAACAACCAAATATAATTGGCAACACGCTTTTACGCTTCCACGTGAGCTAACCTTTAAAAATAATAAAGTATATCAATTACCAATAAGTGAAACTAAATCGTTGAGAAAAGCTAAAGAAATAATTAATTTGTCTAATCATGAAAAAATATCTTGTAAAGGCAATATATATGAGTTATATTTACCGATAAATAATCGTGATTTTACTCTAACATTACGAAATGATGCAGTTATTGATTATCACAGTAATTTGTTGACATTTTCAATGGGTGCAAGTGGTTATGGTCGTGATTCACGACATATCGTTATTGATGATCTATCAAATATGACGATTTATAGTGATACTTCATCATTAGAAATATTTTTCAATGATGGAGAATATGCACTTACAACACGTATATATGATCATAGTAGCAACCTTGAAATATCTATTGACACAGAAATTCAATGTACTTACTATGAGCTAAATAGTTATCAGATAGTTTAG
- a CDS encoding sucrose-specific PTS transporter subunit IIBC, which yields MDYNKIAKEIINCVGGKENITGAMHCATRLRLNLVDESKVDEESLTDIDVVKGTFLAKGQYQIILGPGLVNLVCDEVTNILGIKTDSTLQVEKVEEKGNLLQRAVQLLSDIFVPIIPAIVAGGLLMGINNILTAQGLFFANKSLIEAYPQWADLASMINLFSNAAFTFLPVLIGFSATKKFGGNPYLGAALGMIMVHPDLLNAYSYGKAGVEVPVWNIFGLSIEAVGYQGTVLPVLGVSWILANIEKRLHKVTPTWLDNLTTPLLATLITGFITFILVGPLLREAGVLLSDGISWMYNTLGLFGGAIFGFFYAPICLTGMHHSFIAVETQLLASIKTTGGSFIFPTASMSNVAQGAAVIAILLVTKDKKLKSICSASGISALLGITEPAMFGVTLKLKYPFIAAMVGSAVGSAYLAATKTLANALGAAGIPGFLSIDPKNYLNFAIGMVLSIAVSFVLTIILYKRDMAKQPTQDSELPTEAKEVKTNIITAPLAGKVASITEAPDEIFAQKMMGDGVVIFPTENILAAPIDGEITMIFPTKHALGIKSNDGIEILIHVGLDTVKLEGKPFNLFVTEGQKVKQGDKLMEIDFAMVEAAGCPIATPLVITSQNQFEIINLGTCSLNQDIIKLD from the coding sequence ATGGATTATAACAAAATTGCCAAAGAAATAATTAATTGTGTTGGTGGTAAAGAAAACATTACGGGGGCAATGCATTGTGCAACTAGGCTACGTTTAAATCTAGTTGATGAAAGCAAGGTTGATGAAGAATCATTAACTGATATTGATGTTGTGAAGGGAACTTTTTTAGCTAAAGGGCAATATCAAATTATTTTAGGACCAGGTCTAGTTAATTTGGTATGTGACGAAGTAACAAATATTTTAGGAATTAAAACTGATAGTACGCTCCAAGTAGAAAAAGTAGAAGAAAAAGGAAACTTATTACAACGTGCAGTTCAGTTATTAAGTGATATTTTTGTTCCAATTATTCCTGCCATCGTTGCTGGCGGATTGTTAATGGGAATTAATAATATTTTAACAGCTCAAGGACTATTTTTTGCTAATAAAAGTTTGATTGAAGCATATCCGCAATGGGCTGATTTAGCATCAATGATTAATTTATTTTCAAACGCTGCATTTACTTTTTTACCAGTGTTAATTGGATTTAGTGCTACTAAAAAGTTTGGTGGGAATCCATATTTAGGTGCAGCTTTAGGAATGATCATGGTTCATCCGGATCTACTAAATGCTTATTCGTATGGTAAAGCAGGAGTAGAAGTACCAGTATGGAATATTTTTGGACTATCAATTGAAGCAGTAGGGTATCAAGGAACGGTTTTACCTGTATTAGGGGTATCTTGGATCTTAGCTAACATTGAAAAACGTTTACACAAAGTGACACCAACTTGGCTGGACAATCTTACAACACCATTATTAGCAACGTTAATTACTGGTTTTATTACTTTTATTTTAGTTGGCCCATTATTAAGAGAAGCCGGGGTCTTATTATCTGATGGAATATCATGGATGTATAATACGCTAGGATTATTCGGAGGTGCAATCTTTGGATTTTTCTATGCACCAATTTGTTTAACAGGAATGCATCATAGTTTTATTGCAGTTGAAACACAATTATTGGCATCGATCAAGACAACAGGTGGATCATTCATTTTTCCAACTGCATCAATGTCAAATGTTGCTCAAGGGGCAGCAGTTATTGCAATTTTATTAGTAACTAAAGACAAAAAATTAAAAAGTATTTGTTCAGCTTCAGGTATTTCAGCGTTATTAGGAATTACTGAGCCTGCAATGTTTGGAGTAACTTTAAAACTTAAATATCCATTTATTGCAGCTATGGTAGGTTCAGCAGTTGGAAGTGCTTATTTAGCGGCAACAAAAACACTTGCTAATGCTTTAGGGGCAGCAGGTATACCAGGTTTCTTATCAATCGATCCTAAGAATTATTTGAATTTTGCAATTGGGATGGTCTTAAGTATTGCAGTGTCATTTGTTTTAACAATTATATTATATAAACGTGATATGGCTAAACAACCTACTCAAGATAGTGAACTGCCAACTGAAGCTAAAGAAGTAAAAACAAACATTATCACTGCACCGCTAGCTGGGAAAGTAGCTTCAATAACGGAAGCACCAGATGAGATTTTTGCACAAAAAATGATGGGTGATGGGGTAGTTATCTTTCCTACAGAAAATATTTTAGCAGCTCCGATTGATGGTGAAATTACAATGATCTTTCCTACAAAGCATGCTTTAGGAATTAAAAGTAATGATGGAATTGAAATTCTTATTCATGTAGGTTTGGATACTGTAAAACTTGAAGGAAAACCATTTAATTTATTTGTTACTGAAGGTCAAAAAGTAAAACAAGGTGATAAATTAATGGAAATTGATTTTGCGATGGTTGAAGCAGCAGGATGTCCAATTGCGACACCATTAGTTATTACAAGTCAAAATCAATTTGAAATTATTAATCTTGGAACATGTAGTTTAAATCAAGATATAATCAAATTAGACTAG